CGTCCGGGGATCTCGGCGGCCAGGCGAATCTCGGTGGCTTCGATACGGCCGCTGCCGTAGAGCAGGCCGGGCGGGAGCTCCGCCGGCCGCAATGCCAGGAAGCCTAGATAGCCCCCAACGGCCAGCAGCATGACTGCCACGATCGTCCACAGCGAGTGTCGCATTGCCGCCCCCATTGTCTCTACACCTCATCCTCCTTCATCTCGGGTGAGGTGTCGGCTGGAGAACGCTCCGGCGGCCAGTCCACAGCCGCTGCCGGAATGACAAGTTCATGGCACCTTTTAGAGATCCCTGGAGCGGTTGGTCTGGTGGAAAAGGCGCATCGCTTCATGCTGTTCCAGTTGCAGCAACTCACCGATCAGATCACGCGTCTCGGGAATCTCGGCGCGCCCCTCAAGATAGCGATAGAAATCGATGACCTGATTGTGGAGGTCGAAGATTTCCTGACAGATCTCGTCGAAGCTCATTTTCGCATAGGGCGCGCTACACGATAGGTGAGGCTTGATAGGGGCATAGGATATATAATCGTATAGCCAGGTATTCAATGCCTTGGGATCAGCTTGCTTCTCGAAACCTGCCACGACCTCTTTCAGGGCCGCCTCGTGATCCGCTAGATATGTCAGTAGCCACTTGGCTCGCTGTTCTTCCTGCTGCGTTGAGCAGTGCTTCAGGCACCGGGTCAGGTGTTCATGCAGTGCACGCGTCCACTCGATCACGTCACGAAATGTCTGAATGTTCATGGTAATCACTCGCTCTGCTTTTGTGTGACCATACTCGACATAAAATATCGAAACCAAGCATCATGCTTAATCGAGAATTAATCATGATCATGTCGTTGAAGTGGCACTGCTTCATGTAGTGCTCCAACCGTTATAGAGCTTGAAACGAATTCTTCTACTTCACGGTGCCTGGGATCCCTAGCCTCGATGCTAGAAGCCTGGGCTGGAGCTAGAGCCTCACGGAGCACCAGCGCCAGTAGCCCGGCCAACGCCCATCTTGTTACTCACCATAGCCCTCTGGTATCGCATCCTGCTTGATCGACATCAAGAGATTTGCTTTCCATTGAGGTTCGGTGACGCAGGAGCCTGGCTGGGCAGAGGGGCGGCTGTCGTCGCTAACCCTCGATCTTATAGCTGGATGGCATGCTTGGACGCCCACCCTTTCTTTCTCTGGAGTGCTTGTTATCCACCGGGACTTTGCCTAGCCTTACGTCAGCCTTCACGAACTTCGGTGTGAATCAGAGAGATCGAAGCGCCATTTTTTTGTGACGGAAGGATTCTTGTGACGGAAAGGAGTCGCGACATGAAACAAGGAGACGAGCATAACTCTCATATGCGTTCCATGTACCTACGCTTTGGGGCGATGATCCTGACGGCGATGGTGGTCATGTACGGTATGATGTTCGTTAGCGCTTGGGAATGGAGTCACGTTCGATGGAGCGAGAGTCGATTTTTCATGGCGCTGTCCATGGGCGGGACCATGGGGTTGGTCATGTTGGGTTGGATGCTCAACATGTACCAAAATGTCAAAATCAATGTGGCCATAATTGTAATAAGCCTGTTGTTTCTCGGAGGAGCGGTTTTTCTTGATCGAAGCCAGACGACCGTGCAGGACAACTCGTTCATGAGCGCAATGATTCCTCACCACTCCATGGCAATCCTTCGGTCAGAGCGAGCCGAAATAAGGGATTTTCGGGTGTGTGAGTTAGCGGTCGATATCAGCGAGGCGCAGCGGCGTGAGATATTGGAAATGGATTGGCTTATAGAAGATATAAAGAAAAACGGACCTGCAAGAAACGCAGAGGAAGCTGAGGCAAGGCCCGTTCCCGAGTTCGAGGTTAGCGCAGATCGCCAGTGCGGGGCCGAATGAAGGTGAGCGCCCTTATTGGAGTCAGGCCCAACGGGACAGAGCTTGAGTGCCGGCATGTGGGATGGCCAGGCTGAAGGTGGTTACGCCGTCGTTGGAGGAAACCGTGATCTCGCCACCGTGAGCCTTGAGGATAGACCGGGTAATGGCGAGGCCAAGCCCAGCTCCCTCACCATGGTGGCTGCGGATATTGTCGGCGCGATGGAAGCGTTCGAACAGTCGCGAAAGCTGATCGGAAGGGATGGTGTCGCCAATGTTTCGAACCGAAAGACGAACTGCATCGATGCAAGACTCGATCAAGACGGTGACGGTGCCCCCCGCATGGGTATGCCGAAGTGCATTGGAAAGCAGGTTAGCGATCGCTCGACGCAGCATTAGGCGGTCACCTGTAATGGTGGCGACACCGCTGGCCTGCATCTTGACCTGCTTTTCCTCGGCGAGGGCGTCATAGAACTCCAGCAAGGCGGCGACTTCCTGCTCCAGGTGAACCGACTCGGCTGGATTGGGCAGAAGCCCATGGTCGGCCTTGGCCAGGAACAGCATGTCGGCAATCATTCGGGCCAGACGCTCGAGCTCCTCCAGGTTGGAATGAAGAGTGTCTTGATATTCCTCTGAGTTGCGTGGCCGAGACAGGGCTACTTGGGTCTCGGTGAGCAGGTTCGACACCGGGGTGCGCAGCTCATGAGCAATATCCGCCGAGAACTCGCTGAGCCGTTGAAAGTCGGCTTCCAGTCTGTTCAGCATCCCATTGAATGCGTTGGCCAGCTCGAGCATTTCCGGCGGGGTGGCTTGGAGATCGAGCCGCTCACCCAGGCGCTCGGCGGAAAGCCGGCTGGCGGTGGCGGTGATCCGCTTGAGCGGAGCCAGGCCTTGACGGGCGACCAGCCAGCCGAACAAGGCCGTCAGCAGGGCGGCCATCGCAATGCCAGTCCAGAGGTATCGACGGATGTCCTCGAGAAAGTGCGCGTGATGCGTGATATCCAGCCCCAGCAGGACTTGTACGGGAGCAGGTACGGGTAGGGGGAGGTATTGCTGAACCTCACGGCCAATGAATTCATGGCTCGCCACGCTCCAGCGGGCGCTAGGTGGGCTAACGTCCCCATTTTTTACCGGTGCGAGAAACTCCGGTTGGTGGGCGTAGAGTATCCGTCCCGCTTCATCGCGAATGGACACGGAAAGGTTGGCATGACTCGTTAGCACGTCATCGAGGTACCTGGGCAGTGTATCCAGTGCGGTGGGGCTGTCGGCTCGGGCAAGCAGGTTTTCAATCATGCTCAGTTTTGCTGTCAATTCCATCTGATCGATGTCATCGAAGTGACCCCGAATCAGATGCTCGAGCGAGAGCCCAAGCAGCAGCAGCAGGCCTGCTACCAACAGCGAGAAGAGCGTGGCTAGCCGAGTCGTCAGGGAGAGCGGGCAGAGGATCATTGGCCGTACCCCGACTCCAGTACGTATCCCATGCCGCGTACGGTCCGGATCAACTTGTCGGGGTAAGGGCCGTCAACCTTGGCACGCAGCCGCCTGACGGCAACGTCGATGACGTTGGTGTCGCTGTCGAAGTTCATGTCCCACACCTGCGAGGCGATCAGTGAGCGGGGCAGGACTTCTCCCTGACGGCGAATCAAGAGCTCAAGGAGAGCGAACTCCTTCGCGGTGAGCTCGATACGCTCCCCGGCTCGGGTGACTCGTCGTCGCAGCAGGTCGAGCTCAAGATCGGCGGCGCGGAACACTTCCGCTTCGCGTGCCTTGCCGCGGCGTAGCAGCGACCGGATTCGTGCCAGTAGCTCGGAAAAGGCAAACGGCTTGACGAGATAGTCATCCGCGCCGAGCTCGAGCCCGCGTACTCGGTCATCGACATCGTCTCGAGCCGTCAGGAACAACACGGGAACATCCTGACCGGATCGGCGCACTACCTGCAGAATGCTCCAGCCGTCCAGACCCGGCAGCATCACGTCTAGAAGCAGTAGGTCATAGTCTTCGTTCTGAGCCAGGTGCAGGCCATCCAGACCATCACGGGCCAGGTCGACGACGAAACCGGCTTCTCTAAGGCCCTGCGCCAGATAGTCACCGGTTTTTGGCTCATCCTCAACGATCAATATCTTCATAGAGCCTCCGTCCTGCTCCGATCGAAAATGACATTTTTGTCATTTTCGAGTCAGTTTCCTGTCCTCTACTGCCACGTACTATGTCCACATGAACAAACAACAAGGGAGGTGAGTAGGCAGAGTCGTTACTCTATCATGCCTGCTGCTTGTATCAATAGCCCTGACGGTTTGGAAGTGGTTGTAAAAAAATCTCCATTAAAAGTGAGGTGTGTCATGTTTAAGAAGATTGCTCTTACCGCTGCCGTTGTCAGCATGTTCTCCGTGCCAGCCTTTGCCAATTTCGGCAGCGGGGCGAATGAGAATATTCTCAAGGAGGGCAGTACAGCCAGCACTATCATTAACTCTGGGCAGCCTCATACTTATCAGATAAATTTGGACCAGCCTACAACAGTCAGGATTGCCAGCAGTCACTTTCCGGGAATGAATTCCATACTACCGATGAAAGCCAAGTTGATCGACGCTCAGGGTGACACCGTGAAAGAGGTGAGCTCTTACGGTGGTGACTTTGAAATTCGAGAAGCTTTGCGGGCTGGCCAGTATCGTTTGGTAGTGTCAGGAAATTCGGCTCCCGGCGGGGATAGTTGGGATGTCCATCGTTATAGCTTGCATGTCGCCTTTCAGTAACCTGGTATCAGATATTTTAGATTTATGGCTGGCCGGCGCGAGTCGGCCAGTTTGGTAAATAATGCCAAGTGTTTTAATTAACACTCGGCCCAAAATATGGTGGAGCGCTGTTCTGGCAGCAGCGCTCCGGTGAGCGCGGGGTAGCTCATGGGAATTCGATTACCAATGGTGCTCGCAACGATGCTGGGCACAGCGCTTTTGTTACCTCTCCCGGCGTTATCGGGGCCGATACTGTCGCTCAGTGAAGCGGAGCGACTTGCCCGAAGGGATGATCCTGCCACGCTCCGCTATCAGGAATTGGCCGAGGCACGCCGCGAGGCCTCCGTTTCCGCCAGGCAGCTCCCCGACCCGGCGCTGATCATGGAAGTCATGGATGTGGCCCGGGACGGCTTCTCGCTCGAAGACGACACCATGACCCAGCTGCGCGTCGGCGTGCGCCAGACGTTTCCCCGAGGCGACAGCCGCAGGCTGGCGGGTGACCGGGAAGGGGCCATGGCTCAGGCCGAAGCGGCGCGCGGCAGCAATGCGGAGCGCGCTGTCGTGCGCTCAGTGCGGCGTGCCTACCTATCGCTTCACGAGCAGCGCGGGATGCTCGAGGTCCTCGAACAGAGTCAATCCCTGTTCGAGGATTTGCGCCAAATCACCGAGCGTGAGTTCGCCTCCGGTTTCGCCGAGCAGCAGGACCTGCTGCGCGCCGAGCTGGAACTGGATCGGCTGAGCGATCGTCTGCTGGCCGTTCAGGCTCAGGAAGCCGCGGCGATGGCCCAACTGGCGCGCTGGGTCGGCCAGCAGGATGCGGTACGGCCCTTGCCCACCCAACCTCCCGAGCTGGCCGAGCCGGCTGGGGATCTGCTGGGGCATCCGTTACTGGCAGTGGAGCAGGCCATCGTTGCCGCGGGGGAGCACGATGTCGAACTGGTGCGGCAGGGCTACAGGCCCCAGTGGTCGGTCGAGCTCAACTATGGCACCCCGACGGAGCGGGGCATGGGCATGCCGGATCGCCTCTCGGCGATGGTCATGGTGGATCTCCCGCTCTTTACGCGACAGCGCCAGGACCGCGATCTAGCGGCCAGCGTGCATCGGCGTGAAGCGGCGCAGCATGCCTGGGACGAGCAGGTCCGCGAGATGCAGCGTCAGCTCGATGAGACCCAGGCTCGGTGGGCACGGCTGCATGAGCGTGAGCTCCGCTATGCGCAGCGCCTCCTGCCGCAGGCCAAGGACAATGCCGAGGCCGCCGAGCATGGCTATCGCAACGGCACCACCGATTTCAATGCCTTCGTGCGTGCGCGCCTGATCGAGCTGGAAACACGCATCGAGGCAATCCGCGTCGCCACGCAGCGCCGCCTAGAGCAGGTGGATCTGCTTTACCTGTTGGGAGAGAACGTATGAAGGCCTTGGCGTTTGTCGTCCTGTTTGGTGTGGGGGCGGTGGCGGGGGGCGCTGCCGTGAGCTGGTGGCCGGATTCGTATGGGCATGTTGCCGTGGCAGCGGGCACGGCCAATGAGGAGAGAGAGATTCTTTACTACCGGCATCCGCATAACCCCTCCGTAACCTCTCCTGAGCCGCGCAAGGACGAGATGGGCATGGATTTTATTCCGATCTATGCGGGTGGCGGCGATGCGTTGCCCGGTACAGTGAGCATCAGCCCCGTAGTGCAGCAGAACCTTAACGTGCGCATCGGTTCCGTGGCTCGCGGCGATCTGGCACGCCTGGTCGAAACCGTCGGCTTTGTCGACTACGACGAATCGAGACTCAGCCACGTCCATCTGCGTACCCAGGGGTGGATCGAGGATCTCAGCGTGAGGACGACCGGAGAGCGAGTGGAGGAGGGGCAACTGCTGTTCCGCCTCTACTCGCCGGAACTGGTCAACGCCCAGGAAGAGTTGCTGCACGTGGTGCGGCGTGGTGGCAGTGCTTCTTCAGCCCGAGAGCGCCTCAGGGCGCTGGGGGTCAGTGCCGCTGAGGTTGCGGAGATCGAGCGGGCCGGCCAGCCGCGCCGACTGATCTCGGTCAGGGCTGGGCAGGGAGGTGTCGTGGAGGCGCTCAATGTGCGTGAAGGGATGTATGTCACGCCGGGCACAGAGGTAATGACGATTGCCGACCTCTCGCAGGTATGGGTGATTGCCGACCTGTTCGAGCATCAGGTGGACGCTGTTGCGCGAGGCGACGCCGCCCACGTGAAATTGCCTTTCCGCCCTGGCGAGCGTCTTGAAGGCAGGGTCGATTACATCTATCCGAGCCTCAACAGCCCGACCCGAACCGTTCAGGTACGCCTTGCCTTCGACAATCCCGGTGAGCGGCTCAAGCCGGGCATGTACGCCGATGTCCAGCTGACTACCCGCCCGCTTCAGGGTGTGCTTTACCTTCCGGCCGAAGCAGTGATCCGCACCGGCCGGCAAGATCGCGTGATCCTGGCGCTGGGGGAGGGGCGCTTCCAGGCTCGCGAAGTGCAGGTAGGGCGTCGTGCCAACGGCGACCTCGAGATCATCGAAGGGCTCAAGGAAGGAGAGCGTGTCGTTCTCTCCGGTCACTTCCTGCTCGACTCGGAAGCGTCGGCGAGCGCGGAGCTCGGCAGGATGAGCGAAGCGAATGAGGAAGAGGGTGATGACGAAGTGTGGGCCGAGGGACGCCTGCTTGGCATCGATTACGACGCCCGCGTACTGAATGTCGACCATGGACCTGTTCCGCTGCTCGGCTGGCCGGCGATGGTCATGGAATTTGCCGCAGCCGAAGACCTCGGGCTCGATGAGCTGCACGACGATATGGCGATGCGCTTCCGTATGCGTGAGCGAGAAGAATTCGTCTACGAAATCACCGCCATTGAGCCGATGGCTCACGACCACTGAGGAGTGGATCCATGATCGAAAGGGTCATCGCGTGGTCATTGCAGAATCGTCTGCTGGTGCTTCTCATGACGGCCATCTTCGTCGCCTGGGGAATCTTCTCCGGACGGCAGATGCCTCTTGATGCAATACCCGATCTGTCCGACGTACAGGTAATCGTCAAAACCAGCTATGCCGGCCAGGCTCCCCAGGTCATCGAGGATCAGGTCACCTACCCACTATCGACGGCCATGCTGGCCGTGCCCAAGGCGAGGGACGTACGCGGTTTCTCCATGTTTGGCGACTCCTACGTCTATGTACTGTTTGAAGACGGAACCGATCCCTACTGGGCGCGCTCTCGCGTGCTGGAGTACCTGAGCCAGGTGGCACCCAGCATGCCGGAGGGGGCGCAGCCTGCCCTGGGACCCGATGCCACGGGGGTCGGCTGGGTCTACCAGTACGCCTTGGTAGACCGCAGTGGTGAACTCGACCTTGCTGACCTGCGTTCGCTGCAGGATTGGTTCCTCAAGTATGAGCTGCAGTCCGTGGCAGGCGTCTCCGAGGTCGCCACGCTGGGAGGCATGGTCAAGCAGTACCAGGTAGTGCTGGACCCCAATCGGGCGCGAGCCTACGGCTTGACCCTGGCGGGGATCCGCTCCGCCATCTCCGGGGCGAACCGTGAAGCGGGCGGTTCCGTGATCGAGATGAGCGAGGCGGAATACATGGTGCGCTCGCGGGGGTACCTGACCGGCATCGAGGAACTCCGTCTGGTGCCCGTTGGCCTGGGCAGCGACGGTACGCCAGTGCTGCTCGAGGACGTGGCCGACATCCGTATCGGCCCCGCAGCTCGGCGCGGCATCGCCGAGCTGAATGGCGAGGGTGAAACCGTGGGTGCCTTGGTGGTCATGCGCCATGGCGAGAATGCGTTGGCCACCATAGAACGCGTCAAGGCGCGTCTCGACGAATTGCGCCCGAGCCTGCCGGAAGGCGTCGAGATCGTGGAGACCTACGATCGTTCGATTCTGATCCAGGAGTCCGTGAACAACCTGGCGGCCAAGCTCTTGCAGGAATTCCTCATCATCGCCCTGGTATGTGTCGTCTTCCTGCTTCATTTCCGCTCCGCCCTGGTGGCCATCATCGCACTGCCGATCGGCATTCTGGCGGCGCTGATGATCATGCAGGCCAAGGGGATCAACGCCAATATCATGTCGCTGGGTGGGATTGCCGTGACGATCGGCGCCATGGTGGATGCCGCCATTGTCATGGTGGAGAACCTGCACAAGCGACTGGAGAAGGCGCCACCGGGTGAGGACCGCTGGCATACCGTGGCGGAGGCGGCCAAGGAGACCGGTCGGCCGATCTTCTTTGCGCTGTTGATCATCGTGGTCAGCTTCCTGCCGCTGTTCACCCTTCAGGGGCAGGAAGGACGCATGTTCCAGCCCTTGGCCTTCACCGGTACCTACGCCATGGCGGCGGCGGCCGGGCTAGGCATCACTCTGGTGCCGGTCTTGATGGGGTACTTGGTGCGCGGACGCATACGCCCCGAGGCTTCACACCCCCTTAGCCGCATGCTGATTGCCATTTACCGCCCGGGGCTGGATGCCCTGCTTCGCTACCCCTGGGTGACCGTCGTGGCCGCGGTGCTGCTGGCTGCCAGTGTGATCTATCCGGCCGGCAAGTTGGGCAGCGAATTCATGCCTCAACTGGATGAAGGTGACCTCATGTACATGCCATCGTTGGAGCCCGGCGTC
This portion of the Billgrantia sulfidoxydans genome encodes:
- a CDS encoding ATPase, encoding MNIQTFRDVIEWTRALHEHLTRCLKHCSTQQEEQRAKWLLTYLADHEAALKEVVAGFEKQADPKALNTWLYDYISYAPIKPHLSCSAPYAKMSFDEICQEIFDLHNQVIDFYRYLEGRAEIPETRDLIGELLQLEQHEAMRLFHQTNRSRDL
- a CDS encoding TolC family protein; the protein is MLGTALLLPLPALSGPILSLSEAERLARRDDPATLRYQELAEARREASVSARQLPDPALIMEVMDVARDGFSLEDDTMTQLRVGVRQTFPRGDSRRLAGDREGAMAQAEAARGSNAERAVVRSVRRAYLSLHEQRGMLEVLEQSQSLFEDLRQITEREFASGFAEQQDLLRAELELDRLSDRLLAVQAQEAAAMAQLARWVGQQDAVRPLPTQPPELAEPAGDLLGHPLLAVEQAIVAAGEHDVELVRQGYRPQWSVELNYGTPTERGMGMPDRLSAMVMVDLPLFTRQRQDRDLAASVHRREAAQHAWDEQVREMQRQLDETQARWARLHERELRYAQRLLPQAKDNAEAAEHGYRNGTTDFNAFVRARLIELETRIEAIRVATQRRLEQVDLLYLLGENV
- a CDS encoding efflux RND transporter periplasmic adaptor subunit, which gives rise to MKALAFVVLFGVGAVAGGAAVSWWPDSYGHVAVAAGTANEEREILYYRHPHNPSVTSPEPRKDEMGMDFIPIYAGGGDALPGTVSISPVVQQNLNVRIGSVARGDLARLVETVGFVDYDESRLSHVHLRTQGWIEDLSVRTTGERVEEGQLLFRLYSPELVNAQEELLHVVRRGGSASSARERLRALGVSAAEVAEIERAGQPRRLISVRAGQGGVVEALNVREGMYVTPGTEVMTIADLSQVWVIADLFEHQVDAVARGDAAHVKLPFRPGERLEGRVDYIYPSLNSPTRTVQVRLAFDNPGERLKPGMYADVQLTTRPLQGVLYLPAEAVIRTGRQDRVILALGEGRFQAREVQVGRRANGDLEIIEGLKEGERVVLSGHFLLDSEASASAELGRMSEANEEEGDDEVWAEGRLLGIDYDARVLNVDHGPVPLLGWPAMVMEFAAAEDLGLDELHDDMAMRFRMREREEFVYEITAIEPMAHDH
- a CDS encoding DUF305 domain-containing protein, yielding MKQGDEHNSHMRSMYLRFGAMILTAMVVMYGMMFVSAWEWSHVRWSESRFFMALSMGGTMGLVMLGWMLNMYQNVKINVAIIVISLLFLGGAVFLDRSQTTVQDNSFMSAMIPHHSMAILRSERAEIRDFRVCELAVDISEAQRREILEMDWLIEDIKKNGPARNAEEAEARPVPEFEVSADRQCGAE
- a CDS encoding heavy metal sensor histidine kinase; this translates as MILCPLSLTTRLATLFSLLVAGLLLLLGLSLEHLIRGHFDDIDQMELTAKLSMIENLLARADSPTALDTLPRYLDDVLTSHANLSVSIRDEAGRILYAHQPEFLAPVKNGDVSPPSARWSVASHEFIGREVQQYLPLPVPAPVQVLLGLDITHHAHFLEDIRRYLWTGIAMAALLTALFGWLVARQGLAPLKRITATASRLSAERLGERLDLQATPPEMLELANAFNGMLNRLEADFQRLSEFSADIAHELRTPVSNLLTETQVALSRPRNSEEYQDTLHSNLEELERLARMIADMLFLAKADHGLLPNPAESVHLEQEVAALLEFYDALAEEKQVKMQASGVATITGDRLMLRRAIANLLSNALRHTHAGGTVTVLIESCIDAVRLSVRNIGDTIPSDQLSRLFERFHRADNIRSHHGEGAGLGLAITRSILKAHGGEITVSSNDGVTTFSLAIPHAGTQALSRWA
- a CDS encoding efflux RND transporter permease subunit, with translation MIERVIAWSLQNRLLVLLMTAIFVAWGIFSGRQMPLDAIPDLSDVQVIVKTSYAGQAPQVIEDQVTYPLSTAMLAVPKARDVRGFSMFGDSYVYVLFEDGTDPYWARSRVLEYLSQVAPSMPEGAQPALGPDATGVGWVYQYALVDRSGELDLADLRSLQDWFLKYELQSVAGVSEVATLGGMVKQYQVVLDPNRARAYGLTLAGIRSAISGANREAGGSVIEMSEAEYMVRSRGYLTGIEELRLVPVGLGSDGTPVLLEDVADIRIGPAARRGIAELNGEGETVGALVVMRHGENALATIERVKARLDELRPSLPEGVEIVETYDRSILIQESVNNLAAKLLQEFLIIALVCVVFLLHFRSALVAIIALPIGILAALMIMQAKGINANIMSLGGIAVTIGAMVDAAIVMVENLHKRLEKAPPGEDRWHTVAEAAKETGRPIFFALLIIVVSFLPLFTLQGQEGRMFQPLAFTGTYAMAAAAGLGITLVPVLMGYLVRGRIRPEASHPLSRMLIAIYRPGLDALLRYPWVTVVAAVLLAASVIYPAGKLGSEFMPQLDEGDLMYMPSLEPGVSIGKVREFVQQTNRLIMSVPEVERVFGKAGRADTATDPAPIGMLETVISFKPRDQWREGMTKDDIIRELDETVSFPGVANVWVPPIKTRIDMLSTGIRSPVGIKVAGSDLGEIERIGREIERVLHDVPGTASAYADRTAAGRYVEVDIDRRAAARHGVNVSDLQAIIQTAVGGMNVSETVEGLERYPINLRYPQDWRDSLESLRDLPVITSTGAFLPLQSLAQVDIVDGPAMIRTENARLNGWVVVDIRGRDIGTYVAEARQRVMEQVTLPAGYSVTWSGQYEYMERAKERLQWVVPVTVVLIFLLLYLCFRNAAETFMLMGSLPFAAVGGVWLLHWLAYDVSVAVAAGFILLIGLAAEFAVVMLMYVRGAVEQRQPRTRGELREAIIEGAVMRVRPKAMTSLTVVLGLSPLLLDSGPGSEAMQRIATPVVGGMISAPLVSLLLIPVLYWLWQRQSLPETASHEATPSDFNLKGNHRDETQHV
- a CDS encoding heavy metal response regulator transcription factor, with protein sequence MKILIVEDEPKTGDYLAQGLREAGFVVDLARDGLDGLHLAQNEDYDLLLLDVMLPGLDGWSILQVVRRSGQDVPVLFLTARDDVDDRVRGLELGADDYLVKPFAFSELLARIRSLLRRGKAREAEVFRAADLELDLLRRRVTRAGERIELTAKEFALLELLIRRQGEVLPRSLIASQVWDMNFDSDTNVIDVAVRRLRAKVDGPYPDKLIRTVRGMGYVLESGYGQ